From Plasmodium yoelii strain 17X genome assembly, chromosome: 11, a single genomic window includes:
- a CDS encoding ras GTPAse, putative, whose product MRSLRILVLGDLGVGKSSFLRLISERFDEIYPINYFDYFMYLDEKEKKEQFISAKDLAQNNSKKQNVETIVESMFFQAKKNFLEFIENKMNAKKFFVEKRHKYTYGFEIYPFIWNKNNSYNNNIFEKNIPLNIIKNKNEQYHNVYLNDVTSNNKYINSTYENNYYTNYNDSIIIDNDINKESDNFLYVEFFEIGGVQTYSYIRNIFYEKYDGILLFYDSSNNKSYHNLVMWLYELYVNTKPPSEIFCTVNKKQNEIWTIFQKNKMSTKISTSGHSTSLTRKNIKHNYSESNFYNDDRTFNYYNKEDEYDNKFDFSDKNIDIEKGVDQNNEDILNGEIPLACVATKIDKKNSKQKPTYVKTPKTSYLYNIFFPDHLTDTSCYENRTNLKIKKDVLKKLEHNISQALEIKASSIDCIIDIKNFLTFLKRVYAKKYGLTK is encoded by the coding sequence atgAGGAGCTTAAGAATTTTGGTTTTAGGAGATCTTGGGGTTGGGAAAAGTTCATTTCTTAGGTTAATTAGTGAAAGATTTGATGAAATATATCctattaattattttgattattttatgtatttagacgaaaaagaaaaaaaagaacaatTTATATCTGCTAAAGATTTAGCACAAAATAATtccaaaaaacaaaatgtaGAAACTATAGTTGAATCTATGTTTTTTCaagctaaaaaaaattttttagaGTTTAtcgaaaataaaatgaatgcaaaaaaattttttgttgaaaaaaggcataaatatacatatgggTTTGAAATATATCCATTTAtatggaataaaaataattcttataataataatatatttgaaaaaaatatccccttaaatataattaaaaacaaaaatgaacaatatcataatgtatatCTAAATGATGTAAcatcaaataataaatatattaacagtacatatgaaaataattattacacTAATTATAATGATAGTATAATAATTGATAATGATATAAACAAAGAAAGcgataattttttatatgttgaattttttgaaattgGAGGGGTTCAAACTTATTCATATATTagaaacattttttatgaaaaatatgatggaattttattattttatgattcatcaaataataaatcttATCATAATCTTGTTATGTGgttatatgaattatatgTAAATACTAAACCCCCTTCTGAAATATTCTGTactgttaataaaaaacaaaatgaaatttggaccatttttcaaaaaaataaaatgagcACAAAGATATCTACATCTGGACATTCAACTTCATTAAcacgaaaaaatataaaacataattatagtgaatctaatttttataatgatgATCGAacttttaattattataataaagaagacgaatatgataataaatttgatttttctgataaaaatatagatattgaaAAAGGCGTTGATcaaaataatgaagatatTTTAAATGGCGAAATTCCATTAGCTTGTGTCGCTAcaaaaattgataaaaaaaattctaagCAAAAACCTACTTATGTAAAAACCCCCAAAACTTCATatctttataatattttttttccagaTCATTTAACAGATACTTCATGTTATGAAAATAGaactaatttaaaaataaaaaaagatgttttaaaaaagttaGAACACAATATTAGTCAAGCATTAGAAATTAAGGCAAGCTCAATTGACTGTATCATTGATatcaaaaattttttaacatttttaaaacgGGTTTATGCTAAAAAATACGGGCTaacaaaataa
- a CDS encoding malate:quinone oxidoreductase, whose amino-acid sequence MLNVKNIVRRINSKKNVNDISCKVYSWSTNDIYNISPIGEKRKFSTKINNNENVSIHVNKQNELGNDVYDTVIIGGGVTGTALLFLLSKFSSLKKLAIIERRDEFAQVASHGKNNSQTIHCGDIETNYSFEKAKFIKRYADMLRNYLSNLPSEKREDISNVTQKMVLGVGEKECQFLEERYPTFKQLFKTMKLYNKNDIYNVEPNVALKNENKLRDEMISSLYMPPELTTCDYQKLSQSFIESSKNLNDKNKKISINISTEVINIEEVNDSLFKIHTNKGILRSRFVVVSACGHSLLIAQKMNYGLEYSCLPVAGSFYFTNKILNGKVYTIQNPALPFAAVHGDPDIIEQNKTRFGPTALPLPLLERDNMKTLFDFLKVWNPDMNLFHVYFNLFKDITMLKYISRNFLFEIPILNKYLFLKDVQKIIPSLTVNHLSYCVGFGGVRPQLINKKTKKLILGEGKIDSGKNILFNVTPSPGATTCLGNGEFDMNTICERLNETVNKQDVNKYLYQGDYPVNYL is encoded by the coding sequence atgctgAATGTTAAGAATATAGTTCGAagaataaatagtaaaaagAATGTGAATGATATATCATGTAAGGTGTATAGTTGGTCTactaatgatatatataatattagcCCAATTggtgaaaaaagaaaatttagcacaaaaataaataataatgaaaatgtatCTATACAtgtaaataaacaaaatgagTTAGGGAATGATGTATATGATACAGTTATTATTGGTGGTGGAGTTACAGGTACtgctttattatttttattatctaaattttcaAGCTTAAAAAAATTGGCAATAATAGAAAGAAGAGATGAATTTGCACAAGTAGCTTCtcatggaaaaaataatagccAAACAATTCATTGTGGAGATATAGAAACAAATTATAGTTTTGAAAAAGccaaatttataaaaagatATGCTGATATGTTAAGAAAttatttatcaaatttaCCAAGTGAAAAAAGAGAAGATATATCAAATGTAACACAAAAAATGGTTTTAGGAGTTGGGGAAAAAGAATGCCAATTTTTAGAAGAAAGATATCCAACATTTaaacaattatttaaaactatgaaattatataataaaaatgatatatataatgtagaACCAAATGTagcattaaaaaatgaaaataaattaagagATGAAATGATATCATCTCTTTATATGCCACCTGAATTAACTACATGTGATTATCAAAAATTATCACAAAGTTTTATTGAATCatcaaaaaatttaaatgataaaaataaaaaaatatctatCAATATTTCTACTGAAGTCATAAATATAGAAGAAGTAAATgattcattatttaaaatacatACAAATAAAGGAATTTTAAGATCAAGATTTGTAGTTGTATCTGCATGTGGTCATTCATTATTGATAGcacaaaaaatgaattatggATTAGAATATAGTTGTTTACCTGTTGCAGgtagtttttattttactaataaaatattgaatGGAAAAGTTTATACTATACAAAATCCAGCATTACCATTTGCAGCTGTACATGGTGATCCAGATATtatagaacaaaataaaacccGATTTGGTCCAACCGCTTTACCTTTACCTTTACTTGAAAGAGATAATATGAAAactttatttgattttttaaaagtatGGAATCCTGATATGAATTTATTTCATGtctattttaatttatttaaagatataacaatgttaaaatatatttctagaaattttttatttgaaattCCTATTCTAAAtaaatatctttttttaaaagatgTCCAAAAAATTATTCCATCACTCACTGTTAATCATTTATCTTATTGTGTTGGGTTTGGAGGTGTTAGACCACAacttataaacaaaaaaacaaaaaaacttATTTTAGGAGAAGGAAAAATAGATTCTGGTAAAAACATTCTTTTTAATGTTACTCCATCTCCTGGAGCTACTACATGTTTGGGAAATGGAGAATTTGATATGAACACAATTTGTGAAAGACTTAATGAAACTGTTAATAAACAGGATGTCAATAAATATCTCTATCAAGGAGATTACCCAGTCAATTATTTGTAA
- a CDS encoding mitochondrial import receptor subunit Tom40 homolog: protein MEITNTLKKLFRQNFTYIEGNSIFETQQKKDEKLNRKKGKLLNNKLLTLCEEIKETENIQKPKYGDIENINDIEKNKQNEGDDKNSKDPNLTPFINTFDAPNALLFENLNKEYKYITTQDNFDGFRFEVDKNVNKYLQSTHTLFLGTSLRDVGYLYQFGANFANSDNTLLMISRINLDGSVNGRFCKKINNFVDCKFNFNTYNKSDPRNMYEMSLEVNNPQNTYNIKTIWQGAWIFNASYTQLLTKKLQAGVDLTYIGSNCASIGSFGLRYNHKNHVLTMQCIRQPNFKSPEFMLNQAHSYKMQYARKISDRLSVGTELEVTPETKESAMRLGWDYSFRHAKVQGSIDSSGKIAVFTQDYSGFGVSGYIDYLNNEYKFGFMMHIAPSQEQPQPQPQ, encoded by the coding sequence ATGGAGATAACAAATACTTTAAAAAAGTTGTTTCGACAAAATTTTACATACATAGAAGGTAACTCGATTTTTGAAACACAGCAAAAGAAAGATGAGAAACTAAAtagaaaaaaaggaaaattattaaataataaattattaacattatgtgaagaaataaaagaaaccgaaaatatacaaaaaccGAAATATGGtgatattgaaaatattaatgatatagaaaaaaataaacaaaatgaaggtgatgataaaaattcaaaagaTCCAAATTTGACACCATTTATAAATACATTTGATGCCCCTAATGctttattatttgaaaatttaaataaagaatataaatatataactacTCAAGATAATTTTGATGGGTTCAGATTTGAAGttgataaaaatgttaataaatatttacaatCAACTCATACTTTATTTTTAGGAACATCATTAAGAGATGTTGGATATTTATATCAATTTGGAGCAAATTTTGCAAATAGTGATAATACTTTATTAATGATTAGTAGAATTAATTTAGATGGTAGTGTTAATGGAagattttgtaaaaaaataaataattttgttgattgtaaatttaattttaatacatataataaaagtgATCCTAGAAATATGTATGAAATGTCATTAGAAGTAAATAATCCACAAAATACTTACAATATTAAAACAATTTGGCAAGGGGCTTGGATATTTAATGCTTCATATACAcaattattaacaaaaaaattacaagCAGGTGTAGATTTGACATATATAGGATCTAATTGTGCATCTATTGGGTCTTTTGGTTTACGatataatcataaaaatcaTGTATTAACTATGCAATGTATTAGACAACCAAATTTTAAATCACCAGAATTTATGTTAAATCAAGCACACTCTTATAAAATGCAATATGCCAGAAAAATATCGGATCGTTTATCGGTGGGAACAGAACTTGAAGTTACTCCAGAAACAAAAGAATCAGCGATGAGATTAGGTTGGGATTACTCATTTAGACATGCAAAGGTACAAGGCTCAATTGACAGTAGTGGAAAAATTGCTGTTTTTACACAAGATTATTCCGGATTTGGAGTTAGTGGATACATTGactatttaaataatgaatataaatttgGATTTATGATGCACATTGCTCCATCACAAGAACAGCCACAGCCACAACCACAATAA
- a CDS encoding AP-2 complex subunit alpha, putative, whose translation MLKHNIKGLYCFIDEVRNCKSKEDEEKKVIEEIIKIKKKFNEKNLTNYKRKKYIWKLLYCHILGYGISLPYLNIIKLICSPEFSDKYCGYTALSLLVNDNNDILNIMVSTVKLDIKNFDEKIIFLALHFTSHKINELLIENIYNDILHIVISSYIYKPNIRKKAFLCLTNIYKKRHDLLFKNDLEIFKFLDQNISEINIFNAYSYLNLIYIIILIFQKYQTLFLYTKKKEEKKKKKKNTTRNKNQIPNTVGIKREACKDENNNLDQNSDKEISNIYTNGVDSSSAESNSAESNSAESNSAESNSAESNNTESNSIDSDYVNQNNSSSYKRLSINIKNELKKKKGILDLIIDENFTYTDLKRVEKFVEIESENIINIKEINLFEINKYVNKYINYIINIIYLILDDNLKIDQGFYYSQFRYPFLLIKCLHMIRLYDIDNLSQIIINKINDILSKIINKTYKKFKSHPSFWNIINNVENYKNHVNISTNKSKFSNNIINKKKEKNKLPKMDKSIVYIEYAILYECCSIYKFLDKKIDEKNKEMLINLVISSLNTNKSNINYIVLNCLSQFKITPYIYNKLEKHISYLIKLLKSDDITIKLQAFNILFNLCNASNWKYLINIFLQHLPYVDPYIQNEIIIKICILAEQFSSNMAWYIDIIFKIIETTHKHIFKDVCYRLVQLLTGFAKNKKNTLLYKNGKSDNTINTKNNNTPKNMNNKNTKIDNNDNDEEKKIQMYAAIKSYRYLSKNICKIELLIDLCSYIIGSFGYLIKNKIPMKSQFKILEKYFNYTTINNKSVILLAFMKMLFYDHKLISNVKKILSDIIDHPNLELQTRACEFMNLCNIGNFNLINSVLKTMPLYNTKKIQKNFLIKRLLETNKHANIYLLENDAQLTSERVNNKNKSDKYDKYNKFDEEEDKVSNYSRDQIDSNLSYESYSKRKSQSASSDSGSGSGSASGSASGSASGSASGSASGSSSGDSNKLHDDLSSKSKTSDKDSDDNGNLFKMLGLQKANNINELWLNGCLLDKSLFYKNSIVSILIKQRYQENKAILNFYIKNISKGPIKIVSINIEEPEQIKIKEQKNINNEIINADEVCEYKLNVTVSDIFYVIPIIFFNLTIPTSPNIIFSSKLPILITRFIKESKINETSFKIYWKGFTQIHSEDIVMGFPKHSKKILINYLTSAFNLYVLKIGTHICASGSIQFPATNVDNKILILVKIRYEARGCQISVISTIKPLNNYLNKIFEIYLIKNK comes from the exons ATGCTTAAACATAATATCAAAGggttatattgttttattgatGAAGTACGAAATTGTAAAAGTAAAgaagatgaagaaaaaaaagtgattgaagagataataaaaataaaaaaaaagtttaatgaaaaaaatttaacaaattataaaaggaaaaaatatatatggaaattattatattgtcaTATATTAGGATATGGTATATCTTTAccttatttaaatataatcaAATTAATATGTAGCCCTGAGTTTAGTGATAAATATTGTGGATACACAGCATTATCTTTATTagttaatgataataatgatattttaaatattatggTAAGTACTGTTAAattagatataaaaaattttgatgaaaaaataatttttttagcaTTACATTTTACaagtcataaaataaatgaattgttaatagaaaatatatataatgatatattacatattgtTATATcaagttatatatataaacctaatattagaaaaaaagCTTTTTTATGTCTAaccaatatatataaaaaaagacatgatttattatttaaaaatgatttaGAAATCTTTAAGTTTCTCGATCAAAATATATccgaaataaatatatttaatgcttattcatatttaaatttaatatatattataatattgatttttcaaaaatatcaaactttatttttatatacaaaaaaaaaagaagaaaaaaaaaaaaaaaaaaaaaatacaactCGTAATAAAAATCAGATTCCTAATACTGTAGGAATTAAACGAGAAGCTTGcaaagatgaaaataataatttagatCAAAATAGTGACAAAGAAATAAGTAACATATACACTAATGGTGTAGATAGCAGCAGTGCAGAGAGCAACAGTGCAGAGAGCAACAGTGCAGAGAGCAACAGTGCAGAGAGCAACAGTGCAGAGAGCAACAATACAGAGAGTAACAGTATAGATAGCGACTACGtgaatcaaaataattcGTCTTCTTACAAACGGCTttcaataaatataaaaaatgaactaaaaaaaaaaaaaggaatattaGATTTGATAATTGACGAAAATTTTACATACACAGATTTAAAAAGAGTCGAAAAATTTGTAGAAATTGAAtctgaaaatattataaatattaaagaaataaatttatttgaaataaataaatatgtaaataaatatattaattatataataaatataatatatttaatactagatgataatttaaaaattgatcagggtttttattattctcaATTTCGATATCCATTTTTGTTAATTAAGTGTTTGCATATGATTCGATTATATGATATAGATAATTTATcacaaattataataaataaaataaatgatattttatctaaaataataaataaaacatataaaaaatttaaaagtcACCCATCTTTTtggaatattataaataatgtagaaaattataagaaCCATGTAAACATCTCAACAAATAAAAGTAAATTTTCCaataacataataaataaaaaaaaagaaaaaaataaattaccaAAAATGGATAAAAGTATTGTATATATTGAATATGCAATACTATATGAATGTTGttctatatataaatttttggataaaaaaatagatgaaaaaaataaagaaatgcTAATAAATTTGGTTATATCATCACTTAATACTAACAAgtcaaatataaattatatagtaCTTAATTGTTTATCTCAATTTAAAATAACaccatatatttataataaattagagAAACACATTTCATATTTAATTAAGCTATTAAAAAGCGATGATATAACAATCAAGTTACAagcttttaatattttatttaatttatgtaATGCTTcaaattggaaatatttaataaatatatttttacagcATTTACCATATGTTGATccatatatacaaaatgaaattattataaaaatatgcattttGGCAGAACAATTTTCATCAAACATGGCATGGTatattgatattatatttaaaattattgaaaCTACACacaaacatatttttaaagatGTCTGTTATAGATTAGTTCAGTTATTAACAGGATTTgccaaaaataaaaaaaacactttattatataaaaatggaaagtCAGACAACACAATCAAtactaaaaataataataccccaaaaaatatgaacaataaaaatactaaaatagataataatgataatgatgaagaaaaaaaaattcaaatgtATGCTGCTATAAAATCTTATAGATATTtatctaaaaatatatgcaaaataGAACTACTTATAGATTTATGTTCTTATATTATTGGTTCATTTggatatttaataaaaaataaaataccaaTGAAAAGccaatttaaaatattagaaaaatattttaactatactacaataaataataaatctgTTATTTTACTTGCCTTTATgaaaatgttattttatGATCATAAGTTAATTTctaatgttaaaaaaattttatctGATATTATTGATCATCCAAATTTAGAATTACAAACAAGAGCATGTGAATTTATGAATCTTTGCAATATtggaaattttaatttaatcaATTCTGTCCTTAAAACTATGCCATTATACAATAccaaaaaaattcaaaaaaattttcTCATTAAGCGCCTCCTCGAGACTAACAA ACATGCCAACATATACTTGCTCGAAAATGATGCCCAACTAACAAGCGAAAGggttaataataaaaacaaatctGACAAATATGACAAATATAACAAGTTTGATGAAGAAGAAGATAAAGTAAGCAACTATTCTAGGGATCAAATTGATTCTAATTTATCATATGAAAGTTATAGTAAAAGAAAATCTCAAAGTGCATCTTCCGATTCTGGTTCTGGATCCGGTTCTGCATCTGGTTCTGCATCTGGTTCCGCATCTGGTTCCGCATCTGGTTCTGCATCTGGTTCTTCTTCTGGAGATTCAAATAAATTACATGACGACTTAAGTAGCAAATCCAAAACAAGTGATAAAGATTCAGATGATAAtggaaatttatttaaaatgttaGGATTACAAAAAGcaaacaatataaatgaattatgGTTAAATGGTTGTTTATTAGATAAGtccttattttataaaaattcaattgtttcaattttaattaaacaAAGGTACCAAGAAAATAAAgctattcttaatttttatatcaaGAACATTTCTAAGGGTCCGATCAAGATTGTTAG CATTAACATTGAGGAGCctgaacaaataaaaatcaaagaacaaaaaaatataaataacgaAATAATTAATGCAGATGAAGTAtgtgaatataaattaaatgttACAGTTtctgatattttttatgttattcctattatatttttcaatttaACGATACCAACATCTCCG AACATAATTTTTTCCTCCAAGCTGCCAATTCTAATTACCCGATTTATCAAAGAAAGCAAAATTAATGAAAcatcttttaaaatatattggaAAGGGTTTACACAAATTCATAGTGAAGATATTGTGATGGGCTTTCCAAAACATTCCAAGAAAATTCTCATCAATTATTTGACTAGCGCTTTTAACTTGTACGTTTTAAAG ATCGGAACGCATATATGCGCATCTGGATCCATACAATTTCCAGCAACAAACGTAGACAATAAGATTTTGATTTTAGTTAAAATTCGATACGAAGCAAGAGG ATGTCAAATATCCGTTATTTCAACCATAAAACCCTTAAATAATTatctaaataaaatatttgaaatttatcttataaaaaacaaataa